CGACAGGATAGGAGCAATAATCTGCTGCAAAATAAGCACTTGGGCGATAGTTTCCGCTTGATTTTACTCCTCCGAAAGGAGCTTTACTGCTCGCACCAGTAAGAGGAGTATTCCAATTAATCAACCCTGCCTTAATACGTTTCCAAAAAAGCTGATACTCTTCGATGTGATCACTCATTAAGCCTGCGATGAGTCCGAAGCGGGTTTGATTGGCTTCGTGAATGGCTTCTTCAAAATTCTCCACGCGAATAAGCTGAAGAAAGGGACCAAAAATTTCCTCATCTGCTCGATTACGGCATTCAGTGACATCTAAGAAAGCAGGGCTTACAATAGGATGTTTTTCATTGGGTTGCTTCATCCTTACAAGAACCTCTGCTCCTTCTTTTTCTAGTTGGCTCTGTGCCGATAGAAGCCGTTCCACAGCTTTTTGATTAATTACAGGACCCATAAAAGGCTCTGGGGTATCTGTATAGAGTCCAACAGTGATCTCGTTGATGCGTTTTTGTAGGGTTTTGAGAAACTGTTGCGAACAGTTATTTTTGATCACGATTAGCCTTCTTGCACAGGTGCAGCGCTGCCCGCTGGAGAGATAGGCGGATTGTAGTGTGTGTCTAACGGTGGCATCTATATTTGCCGTTTCACTAATGACAAGTGCATTATTTCCGCCCATTTCAAGAGCGAGAATTTTCCCAGGCTTTTTTAATAAAGCTTCTTGTAAGGAAAAACCAGCACTAGCACTTCCTGTAAACAAAACGCCATCAATATCATCACTTGCTGCGAGGGCTTGTCCAACGGCGGCTCCACCTTGTACCACTTGAATCACACTTTCTGGAAAACCTGCAGCGTGATAAAGCTCTACAAGTTTGGCGCCCGTGAAGGGGGTTAACTCGCTGGGTTTAAAAATGACTGCGTTTCCTGCTAGTAGCGCAGGCACAATATGACCATTTGGCAGGTGGCCGGGAAAATTGAAAGGGCCAAAAACCGCTAAAAGACCTTGAGGTTTAAAGCGAGTGACGGATTGAATGTGTCCAAGAGGATAGGAGAGAATTTTACAGCGATCACGATAAGCTTCGATCGAAATTTCTACTTTAGCAACCATTGCAGTAACTTCTCCTCGTGCATCGGAAAGAAGTTTGCCATTCTCCTGAGAAATCCAGTGAGCGAATTGGTCCTGTTTCTCTTTTAATAATTTGGCAAAAACTTGCAAGTAATCGATTCTTTTCTCTAAACCAAAATTTGCCCATTCGATAGAGGCTTTTTTCCCTTTTAAGATAAGGGCCTGTAATGTGTCAGGTTCTGTGACTGTACATTCATAGAGCAGATGACCAGTTGCTGTATCAAATGACCGAAGACTATCTTGTTGACTAATCATAAAAGCCTTTAGAGATTTAGGGGAGAAAACCGTATGTGTTCTCCAATTTTTACATTTAATAGATTTGCAGTTTTTTTATCGAGAACAGCCTTTTTGTTCACCATATTTATTTGAGCAAGGCAGCATCGGAAATTGATCGTGGTGTTGCTAACAATAAATGTAGGGCTATTTTCAATGTGGTTGTGAATACTTGATAAAACGGCTAATTTGGAATCGCGAATTAAAGGAATTTCATCCCTTAAGGCTTCAATTTTAGGCCCACCGTCAATTGAATCAATTTCTCCATTAAATGCAAATCCTTGGTTTTGGAGCATATGTAATGCAGGTTGTGTGTTTTGATGCACTTGGCCGATCGCTTCTTTTGCAGCCGGCGAAAGCAAAGAGACAATGATGGGGTAGTGTGCTAGCACCTCTGGAAAGACGTCCTGCCCTGCATCTTTTCTTGCGATGAGTGTTTTAAAAGAAATGTCGAGAAAGTGGCGCCCAATGTTGTTCCAAAAGGGGTTATCTTCTTCCTCATCAATATAGCTTCTCATGAGGGCGTAAAGTGTAGTATCAAAGCGTTCAGGAAAATTTGCTATAAATAAAAAACGACACAATGAAAGAAGTTTGCCCAGGCCTGCATTCCTAAATTCAGAATCTAAATAGAGGCTACAAAGTTCTGTAGCTCCCGAAGTGTATGTAACGGGTTCTAAAATAGTGATTTGGGCTGGTGCTTCGTGAAACTGCTTTATCAAGGGAAGGGTTTTAAGTTGATAATAATGAAGAGAGGAGTTCTCTCCAGTTTTGGCATAAATACCCGTTATTCCACCGATCTTCTTGCTGATCGTATTCTCGAGCACAAATAGGTAGACTTCATAACCTGGAGAGTTGACTTTTTTGTTAAAGGAATAGATTGCTTTATGGAGTAATTTCTCTAGTCGTTCTTCATTTTTGGGAAGGCTTGTTAATCCGATGTTTGCCTTGAAAGCGAGATTAACAAACTCTATTAGATCGTTTTTGCTGATGGGGCGAATTACGAACATGGCATTGATGCAATTAAAACTTTTTTAACGATGGCCATCACTTCATCAATTTCCTCATCGGTAATCACTCCTACAGGAACTAGCATGCGTACTCGTGTAGGAAAACTGCCTGCGACGAAAGTAATGACACCCTCTTCGAAAAGTTTTTGAACAAAGACGACAATTTTTTCCGGGTCACCATCAAAAGGAGTAAAGGCGATCATTCCTCCTAAACCATAGGGGCCTTTGGCGAGTTGAGGATAATCATCATTTAGCTTTTTTAAATGGGTGTGAAAACGATTTTGAATTTCCATCACACGGCCTTGCTCGCCATAAAAGTGTCCCTCAAGCAGCTTCTGTACAATCCATTTTCCAGCCCTTATGCATACTGTACTACTTGTAAATGTTTGGCTTAACAATGCTGGTTTAGGCTGGTATTCTTCTGTGAAAAAAGTAGCGCAGCAAAGAGATAGCTTGCCAATAGCGGAAATATCGACAAATTCTTCTAGATCAAAGTGCTGATAGGCAAATAATTCTGAGGTGCGGCCAAAGGTTTGGATTTCATCGGCAAAGATAGCAATATGTTGCTCTTTTAAAATTTCCATTAAAGCTTTAAAAAAGGCTGTCGTTCCAGGGTAAAAGCCTCCCTCACCTTGAATCAACTCAAAAATCATCAAGGCGTGGGATTTAGGATAGCGAATGATTGCCTTCTTTAACGCTTCGATGGCATTTTTTGTGCTCTCCTCAGGCCTTGCAGCATCAAAATAGGGGATATAATCTACTGGAATATTGATGGGCAGATGGTGACGAAAAGCCGGTTTATCTGTTACTTGCGAAAAGGTAAGCGATCTTCCTGCGAAGCAATGATCAAATGCTAATATACGATTGGCAGGGAAATTTTTTTGAAAGGCGATTTTAAGGGCATTTTCATTAGCCATTACACCAGAAGAAGTGAGGAAGCAATGAGGTAGCCCCGATGCATTAATTAAAAGTTCTGAGAGTTCTAGGGTGTCGGCATTTTGTTGTAAATTGCCTTGCATGATAATGTCGCTTAACGCTGCGGAAATGGCGATTGAAGCTAGCTCAGGATGGCTATGGCCGAAATAATGAACACCAATGCCTGAGATCATATCATACTTAACGCTGCCATCTAGCAATTCAACAAGAGATCCTTTGCCTATCCCACTTCCTAAATAGGGGTAATAGAGATTAGCGCCGCGACTAAGAGAAAAAGCTCGAATGAGCTCATCATAACGCAGTTTCCTTCCAGCGCTTGGTTTTCGAATCCCCTGAATTTTATTTTGATGCTCAACAAGTAGATCAACGAGCTTAGCAATGTGGGGCGAAAGCCTGGAGTCTGAAAGAAACTCTTCGCTGACTAATGACATATTCAAACCTTTTTTTCAGCATAGTTCAAAAGAAATAAAGCTAAAAGCTTGGCGCGTTGACGAATACTATCCACAAGAATGTATTCGCCCTCTGTATGAATATCTCCTCCAACGGCTCCCAGGGTGTCCAAATTAGCAAGCCCTGCACTAGCTAATGTATTGCCATCACAAACCCCACCGGTTGGGCGCATGATAAGTTCTTGGTTCAATAGGGCTGCACACTCCTTGAATTGTTGATAGAGGATCTCGGTTTTTTTATCCACATTTTTAGGAAAACGAGTGGCTTCGCGATGAATTTCAATCTTCATCCCCGATAATTGATTTTCTAGCGCTGCAAATGCCTGTAATTTTTGATCAATCTTATAAAGATCTTCACTCTCATTAAACCGGGCATTGATCTTGCAGGAGGCAAGATTGGGGACAATGTTTAAAGGTCCGCCTCCTTGAAGCTGCCCAATATTCATAATTAAACCAGGCATGAGTGCTTGAAAGGTTTCAGTATTAACGATAAATCGTGCCAAGGCAGCAATTGCACTTTTCCCAAGATGAAAATCTCTTCCCACATGAGCCGATCTACCTTTAACTAATACTGTGTAATTGGCAGAACCTTTTCTTTGGCCGACGATAGCCCCATCGGGAAAGGCGGGCTCAAACAGCAACCCGAACTCATACAAAGGTGCTTTTTTAGCGATTATTTCCTTAGAGCCAACCGAACCAATCTCCTCATCTGGGTTGATAAAAACCTCCCATCCAATTTCATCTGCTAAAGGACTTTTTTCAAAAGCTCGAAGGGCCAAAAGAAGAATGGCAAGGCCCCCTTTCATGTCTGCAATTCCTGGTCCAACGCATTTTTCCTGATCAATACGATAAGGAGTTTGAAAATTACTTTGGGGAGAAAACACTGTGTCCATATGGCCGCAAAAAAAGATTTTTCTTTTGGACTGTGGTCTTCTGACAAAAGAAATAGCTTTACCAAGGGGGGTGATTGTCAAAGCGCCTTGTGCATTAATTTTGCGCCATTCAGGCAACACAATTTCTTCTGTTTGATCACAAATTTTTGCAAATGAATCTTTTAGTTTTTCTGCCATTAAATTTAATCCCGCCAGATTTTCTGACCATGAATTAATGGCGACCCATGAATCTAAAAGTTGCAGAGTATTTTCAAATTCTTTATCTATCCAATCTAGATGTGCTGAAAATTTTTTCATCGTAATGGTGAAATATGATTGTTTTAACCAATTTCTCATATTGCTGATTAGGAATTGGTTTGACAAACCTTTTTTTTATTAATTTTTTTTGATTATTTTTTGGTAAAAAAATCTCGCTTTAGCTTAATGTGACCAAAATGAAGTTTTTTAAGGAATGATATGAATAGAAACCGCAATCCCCATAAAGAGTTTGAAAAAACATTTTCTAAAAATCATGCTGGCTATGTGTTGATTACCTGTGAAAATCCGAGCGACGATGGCAATATGCATGTAGAAATGACCTATGGTGGAAGCCCGGCTTTGGTCAACATCCTCATTCATGGTGCACAAGTCCACCTAGAAGAACAACCTAACGAAGATATCGAAGAAGAAACGATTCCAAATATTAGCCTTGTAAAACCTTAAATTCGCTGACTGAAAGCGTTCCTAAATTCAAGCTATTTATTTTGATTTTGACAAAATGAATCATTTATATTTTTTTCCACCCTACTCTATTTATTGAGCCATTTTATTAAAAATAAGTAGATTTCCTAAGTCTCTAGTCGGCCTTTTTAGCTCTTTTGAGAGAACATTCTTTGTAAAAAATAATTGCGGTATCCTTAAAACAGAGGCCATTGGGCTTTCCAGTCTCTAAAAAGCTAGGGTACGGAAATTAAAGCCTGCATAACTGTAATAAGTTACAAAAACCAACGAAAGCCCATTTCAGATCCTATTTGGGGAATGCTCAGCAGCCTCTGTAGAGCTTAACTTATATTAAAGGCGTTTCAGAACCTATTATTAGCCATTTTTTTTACTTAAGTGGGGTTAGAATGTGAGTTTATTTTTGTTTTTGGTATAAGTGTTGGGTAAAGATTGCCCTTTCTAATGGTGATGATAGCATAATACCCTCATAATAGGTTAAGAAAGTGAATATTGTTCAAACGGAATCCTTAGATAATGTACCAAGCAGAGTTGTTTTTGGACCTATCTGCGTTCTTTTTAGTGTCACACTACTTTATTTTAAAGAATCACCCTTTTTTGTAGCTCTTACTTCAGCTGCCCTGTTAGGTATTTTGCTATGTTGGAAGTGGGAGCGCAATGGGATGATGGTTGCCATGAGTACTTTAATGGGAGTCCTTTTTTATGAATGGCAATGGGGTTCTGATTCGCTAACTTTATGGGAATTGGGGCTTGCTAGTAGCCTTGGAATCGCTTTTTTTATCACATCGCTTGCCAAGCAAGAAATCAGTGAGCTTATAGAAGACCAAGCTTCTGAACAGATTGAAACCTTGCAAGCAGAATATGCTTCTATTCAAGAAGTTCTTAAAAAATATGAAAAAGTTTTAAAAGAAAAGAATCAAAAAATTGATGCTTTGGAGCAAAGCCAGCCAATCTCCTCTCAAAATGTTCTTCAGCCTGGTAGTTTTCCTCAAGATGGCCTTAATGAAGAGGTAATTCAGCAGAAAAATGCTCTTATTGAGGAGCTTCAGAAAAAAGTCGCTTTCGCTGGAGATGCAGATCAACTGAAAACCCAATTTGAGCAGGCTCAGGAACTTCTTCAAAACCAGCAGAAAACAATTCAAGAGCAACTTTTAGAAATTGATTTTTTGAAGAAAGGGAACTCCTTAACTGAACAAATAAGCCAGCAGCAATGGGATGGCATCTCTTTTGAAGAAATTCTTAAACGCTATGAAGCTGCCGTTCAAGAAAGAAATCTGATTATTGATGAATTGCATGAGCGTTTAGACAAAATTGATGTGTCAGCTAGCGTCGTTCCTTCAGACCCGCTTTCAGGAACACTCAAAGACGCATTACAAGAAAAAGAGCATTTGATCCACGAACTAATGCAGAGTCAGGCTAATTTGGCAACGATGGAAATGAAGGTTAGAGAATTTGAAGCAATTCTGCAAGAAAGGGTCAAATCTAACGAGCTCGCGGATCATTTACAACATGAGCTCAATGCTGCCGAAGAAAGGTTTAGGGGCTACGAAGAGGCATTGCAGGAAAAGAGCCTTGCCATCGCGCAGTTGGAAGAGAGGGCCAAAGCTGCTGAGCTTGTAGACCATTTACAAGACGAGCTCACTGCTGTCGAAGAAAAGTTTAGAAGCTACGAAGAAGTGTTGCGGGAAAAGAGCCTTGCCATCGCTCAGTTAGAAGAGAGGGCCAAAGCTGCTGAACTTGTGGACCATTTACAACATGAACTCAATGCTGCTGAAGAAAAGTTTATAAGCTACGAAGAGGCATTGCAGAAAAAGAGCCTTGCCATCGCTCAGTTAGAAGAGAGGGCCAAAGCTGCTGAACTTGTGGACCATTTACAACATGAACTCAATGCTGCTGAAGAAAAGTTTATAAGCTACGAAGAGGCATTGCAGGAAAAGAGCCTTGCCATCGCGCAGTTAGAAGAGAGGACCAAAGCTGCTGAACTTGTGGACCATTTACAACACGAGCTCATTGCTGCTAAAGAAAATTTGGAACAGTATCAAGAAAATTTAGAAAGACAAAATGCGTTAATCGAAACTCTTAATGAAAAAGCTCAAGAAACGCAGCGCCTTGAAGAGGAGATTTCCTTTGCTATCGAAAGTCTAAAAAACTATGAAGAAGCTTTACAAGAAAAAAATATTACGATTGAAAGTTTAGAAAAGAAAGCGCAAAAAGCTCAACAAGTGGCCGTTTTAGAAGAAAAGCTTGCGGAAATGCAATTAGTTTTTGAAAGGGAAGAAGCGCGCCGTGCTGTATTAGAGAAAGAACTGCACATTCTTTTAGAGAAGACTAGCGATTCGAGAAAGTTAGAAGAAACATTGCAAGCTAAAGAACGGCAAGTGCAGCAACTCGAAGAAAGTTACAAAAGTTTGAGGGATCAGGTTAAGGAGCATGAGGTCTTTAACTTCTCAAAGTTGCTTGAGAAAGATCGCTTAGTAGAGATTCATATTAATCGCGTTAAAGATCTAGAGAGACAAATTGACGATTATAAAAGTCAGCTAGATGCCTTGAAGACGCTTCAGCTAGAAAAAGCAGAAGTGAATCATGATTATGAATCTAAAGTAGAAAGCCTCAACTCTCAACTAGAAAAGCTGCTGGAGAAGTTAAAAAAAATTGAATCAGAAAAAGCATCACTCGAACAAGAACTTGCTCAAACGGAGAAGGAACCAAAAAATAGTGTAGCAAGAGAACTTGCGCGCGTGCAAGGAATGTATAAGCAGTTAAGAGAGCAGTTTGATGAAAAATCACGTGTGTTAGATAAAACACGCCGAGAACTCTTCTTGACAACAGAGGAAAAAAATAAACTCGAACTTGAATACCTAGAAGAAACAAAATATGGTCACGTGGAGAATTTTGCTCAACTTGAGAGATACGTTTTAGATTTAACTCAATTGGTAGAGAACCAAGAACAGGAAATTGAAGTACTTCAGGAGTTGCTAGCTAAAAATATTAACGTATGAAATATTTTTTTATTCTTAAAAGAATCTTTTATTAATAATTCTGTTTTGAATCTGCAGGATCAAGCTTTACTCTTATAGTACAAACCTATATAATTTGCTTTTTATTAAAGATTAAAGCTTATGGTAAATAACTTTCGCGCGAGAATTATTGGCTTAGGTTCCTACCTTCCTGACCAGGTTCTTTCTAATACAAATTTGGAAAAAATTGTTGAAACTACAGACGAATGGATAACAACTCGAACCGGTATAAAGGAAAGAAGGATTGCGCTTAGCGAGTGTACTTCTGATTTGGGGGCTAAGGCAGCTCAAGCTGCATTAATAGATGCAAATGTACAGTTAGAAGATGTGGATTTAATTCTTGTGGCAACTATGTCACCCGATTATATCGCTCCTTCTACGGCTACAGTAATACAAGGGAAATTGGGGGCATTTCGTGCTGCTGCGTTTGATATCCAAGCCTCCTGCTCCGGCTATCTTTATGGGCTTTCTACTGCAAAAGCTTTTGTTGAGTCAGGTCTTTATCGGACAATTCTTTTTATAGCTGCAGAAAAGATGTCAGCATTTATCGATTACGAGGATCGCAATACTTGTGTCCTTTTTGGTGACGGAGCTGCAGCTGCAGTTGTTTCGGCCGAAGGTTCAGGTTTTGAAATCAGCTCGGTGTGCTTAGGCGCCGATGGAAGATATGTTGAAACGGGCTTGATACCAGCAGGAGGAGCCAAGTTCCCAGTGACTCAAGAAACGATAAAAGACCGTATGCACTATTTCAGAATGCAAGGAAAAGAGGTATTTAAACATGCTGTACGACATATGGAGCAAGTTGCGAAGGAATGTTTATTGAAAGCTCATGTAACAGAAAAGCAGATAGGCTGGATAATCCCTCATCAGGCAAATGCTAGAATTATGGATGCTTTAGGTAAATGTTTTCCCAAAGAAGCCAAGATCTATCGTACCATTCACAAGTATGGAAA
The window above is part of the Chlamydiales bacterium STE3 genome. Proteins encoded here:
- a CDS encoding N-succinylglutamate 5-semialdehyde dehydrogenase (Product derived from UniProtKB/Swiss-Prot:Q141D3;Gene name derived from UniProtKB/Swiss-Prot:Q141D3;EC number derived from UniProtKB/Swiss-Prot:Q141D3) — protein: MISQQDSLRSFDTATGHLLYECTVTEPDTLQALILKGKKASIEWANFGLEKRIDYLQVFAKLLKEKQDQFAHWISQENGKLLSDARGEVTAMVAKVEISIEAYRDRCKILSYPLGHIQSVTRFKPQGLLAVFGPFNFPGHLPNGHIVPALLAGNAVIFKPSELTPFTGAKLVELYHAAGFPESVIQVVQGGAAVGQALAASDDIDGVLFTGSASAGFSLQEALLKKPGKILALEMGGNNALVISETANIDATVRHTLQSAYLSSGQRCTCARRLIVIKNNCSQQFLKTLQKRINEITVGLYTDTPEPFMGPVINQKAVERLLSAQSQLEKEGAEVLVRMKQPNEKHPIVSPAFLDVTECRNRADEEIFGPFLQLIRVENFEEAIHEANQTRFGLIAGLMSDHIEEYQLFWKRIKAGLINWNTPLTGASSKAPFGGVKSSGNYRPSAYFAADYCSYPVASMEAPALPPKKEDNHT
- a CDS encoding Arginine N-succinyltransferase (Product derived from UniProtKB/Swiss-Prot:A1JS43;Gene name derived from UniProtKB/Swiss-Prot:A1JS43;EC number derived from UniProtKB/Swiss-Prot:A1JS43), with amino-acid sequence MFVIRPISKNDLIEFVNLAFKANIGLTSLPKNEERLEKLLHKAIYSFNKKVNSPGYEVYLFVLENTISKKIGGITGIYAKTGENSSLHYYQLKTLPLIKQFHEAPAQITILEPVTYTSGATELCSLYLDSEFRNAGLGKLLSLCRFLFIANFPERFDTTLYALMRSYIDEEEDNPFWNNIGRHFLDISFKTLIARKDAGQDVFPEVLAHYPIIVSLLSPAAKEAIGQVHQNTQPALHMLQNQGFAFNGEIDSIDGGPKIEALRDEIPLIRDSKLAVLSSIHNHIENSPTFIVSNTTINFRCCLAQINMVNKKAVLDKKTANLLNVKIGEHIRFSPLNL
- a CDS encoding Uncharacterized protein (Product derived from UniProtKB/Trembl:F8KZ37); translation: MSLVSEEFLSDSRLSPHIAKLVDLLVEHQNKIQGIRKPSAGRKLRYDELIRAFSLSRGANLYYPYLGSGIGKGSLVELLDGSVKYDMISGIGVHYFGHSHPELASIAISAALSDIIMQGNLQQNADTLELSELLINASGLPHCFLTSSGVMANENALKIAFQKNFPANRILAFDHCFAGRSLTFSQVTDKPAFRHHLPINIPVDYIPYFDAARPEESTKNAIEALKKAIIRYPKSHALMIFELIQGEGGFYPGTTAFFKALMEILKEQHIAIFADEIQTFGRTSELFAYQHFDLEEFVDISAIGKLSLCCATFFTEEYQPKPALLSQTFTSSTVCIRAGKWIVQKLLEGHFYGEQGRVMEIQNRFHTHLKKLNDDYPQLAKGPYGLGGMIAFTPFDGDPEKIVVFVQKLFEEGVITFVAGSFPTRVRMLVPVGVITDEEIDEVMAIVKKVLIASMPCS
- a CDS encoding Uncharacterized protein (Product derived from UniProtKB/Trembl:F8KZ38); this translates as MRNWLKQSYFTITMKKFSAHLDWIDKEFENTLQLLDSWVAINSWSENLAGLNLMAEKLKDSFAKICDQTEEIVLPEWRKINAQGALTITPLGKAISFVRRPQSKRKIFFCGHMDTVFSPQSNFQTPYRIDQEKCVGPGIADMKGGLAILLLALRAFEKSPLADEIGWEVFINPDEEIGSVGSKEIIAKKAPLYEFGLLFEPAFPDGAIVGQRKGSANYTVLVKGRSAHVGRDFHLGKSAIAALARFIVNTETFQALMPGLIMNIGQLQGGGPLNIVPNLASCKINARFNESEDLYKIDQKLQAFAALENQLSGMKIEIHREATRFPKNVDKKTEILYQQFKECAALLNQELIMRPTGGVCDGNTLASAGLANLDTLGAVGGDIHTEGEYILVDSIRQRAKLLALFLLNYAEKKV
- a CDS encoding Uncharacterized protein (Product derived from UniProtKB/Trembl:F8KZ39) produces the protein MNRNRNPHKEFEKTFSKNHAGYVLITCENPSDDGNMHVEMTYGGSPALVNILIHGAQVHLEEQPNEDIEEETIPNISLVKP
- a CDS encoding 3-oxoacyl-[acyl-carrier-protein] synthase 3 (Product derived from UniProtKB/Swiss-Prot:Q9Z8P0;Gene name derived from UniProtKB/Swiss-Prot:Q9Z8P0;EC number derived from UniProtKB/Swiss-Prot:Q9Z8P0); translated protein: MVNNFRARIIGLGSYLPDQVLSNTNLEKIVETTDEWITTRTGIKERRIALSECTSDLGAKAAQAALIDANVQLEDVDLILVATMSPDYIAPSTATVIQGKLGAFRAAAFDIQASCSGYLYGLSTAKAFVESGLYRTILFIAAEKMSAFIDYEDRNTCVLFGDGAAAAVVSAEGSGFEISSVCLGADGRYVETGLIPAGGAKFPVTQETIKDRMHYFRMQGKEVFKHAVRHMEQVAKECLLKAHVTEKQIGWIIPHQANARIMDALGKCFPKEAKIYRTIHKYGNTSASSIGIALDELVREHSLSKQEKILIVAFGVGFTWGATVLSKIDG